From the Ipomoea triloba cultivar NCNSP0323 chromosome 8, ASM357664v1 genome, the window aAGAATACATTAtgtctaaattaaaagtttCAATTTACTATTAGTTGTTGAATTGtaaatttcttatttatatattataggtTCAACATGAGTTATCTAGAGTAAAGATGGAAGTGACAATTTTGACTGAGAAAACAAAGTGCAAAATTGACAAAACAAGCAAAAGACCAAAATGagatttttgtcaaattaaagCTGTGATTAtaatttgacttcatttcacttttgtcctaaatttataggttaCAGTtaacttttaatcattttttgttaGAATATCTTCATATAATCCTAAaattattgtggcattgccatttttagtcctccatcaacaaaatcgtcaaaatatcgttaaatacaaagacatttcaatcttttttattcaaaaaaggttgaaccgctatattttttatgttttttttaatcataattaaaaaccaaaatgctcttatatttaataatatttaaactgttttgttgataaaggacaaaaatggtcatgacacaataatactatgaccaaaagtaaatattctaataaatatttaaaaaaaaaaaagacttaaagtggcatgtcacctataaatttagggtaaaattggaattaactcttataattTAGAATTCAATAGAATTTAGGATTCcatatgaaatttatttattatttttgtgtatcATGAATTCATGGCGTTTGGTATTTAATGATGATTTACATCAAACTCTTACCAAATTGAATCTATTGTTGGACCCATTTGAGAGAATTGTATCAATTTGAaaccaaattctttttttttttttgaaaacatttgaaACCAAATTCTTAATTAAGTAAATTTGAATTCCTTTTATCTCGAAACATGTGAATGGTAAATTCATTAGAAAAATGTATAAAGAGAAACTActccatattatattatagagagagagagaaaaaaaaaaagaattgtacAAGACAAAGATtccatatttttcattttaataacATTTCATCCCTAATTTCTTATTCATTGATGGCTCCACGTACCTTAAAGTATCACATTTTAGAGATAGAACTTCTCTTTATTAGGTTAGCAATATCATCattttggaaaagaattgtataTATCAAGTATAATACCATGTTTGTATTTGTTATTGTTAATCATTTAGCAACACTTTACCtctaattttcttctcttttttttttcatcaaaatcaaaggGTAACTTTATTAAGATGAAAGATTATAAGACGACAGAGCATCAAGAATGAAATCAAGAAAAGTGATATGTCATTCTATACAATTTGACAGATAAACGATCTCCCTAACATGCAATCACATAGTATAAGTTACTGAATTCACAGATCGCTTGCACAATTTGCAACACTTCTTTAACATCATCAATAAGCAAATCAAAAGCAAAAGTAACTAACCCTACCCAAAATGCAATACCAACTTGTTGTGCATCTAACCCATCCACAACCCTACCCAAAATGCAATGCCAAAGATtatgtggtcaagtggcatccggtgtcccgattaacactctcacatggatgtgggagtgggtttgagcctcagtggaggcaactattgactcgttgtgctttagtaggtatgaacagatactagcCCGGGGGTCCTTGGAGTtagagattcaaccttttaggcGAACAAGTAAATTCCTCCCTAACTCTTAGTCTCACTTTTCCACATAGTAAAGGTGCCCAACCATGGAGCAGCCTTGGGCCCAAATTGAGGAGATCCCTTGTGTGCATTAGCATTTGGCCGTGTGCGAACCACAGCGTGGGGGTCCTTGGAGTtagagattcaaccttttaggaGAATAAGTAAACTCCTCCCTAACTCTTAGCCTCACTTTTCCACATAGTAAAGGTGCCCAACCATGGAGCGGCCTTGGCAAACACAACCATCCCAACCCTCCCCAAATACCCAACAcagaaaaatccaaaaaatgatcggaagtcatttttcgggtttccaaacagacctttaatttctttaatattttcttataatttataaatgagttaattccagcaatggtcctccgactatgttgattttctaaaattagtcctcgacatttaatttggacaatttaggtcacttgactttcaatttttttccaataatgttggtcctttcgtcaaattttggttaagttgaggtcaaatgaaagGGTAAATTGTctgttcacctgtttagtgtattattacttgtatttctcttgtcctatatgctgtatatatgaatataatctcagtcgaagtcttaatcgaagccatataatctcagttgaagtctcttcgactgagattatattcatatatatagcgtataggacaaaagaaataagagtaataatacactatataggtgaacgaacaattttaccccttcacttgacttcaacttaaccaaaatttgacgaaaggatcaacatttgaaaaattttgaaagtcaagggacttaaattgtccaaattaaaagtcgatgactaattttggaaaatcaacatagtcggaggaccattactggaattaactctttataaatttaataatacctTAATATACTTTCTAAATGTATagttttatatactaatactaaaatagatattattaaaaattaatttgcaaATAATTTAAACCAAGTCTTGTTAAccaaataaaatacataaaatgaaaataaaaggagTATCAAAATGGACTTTGCTCTAATGATTtgataaatacaataaattttgcAAGGTACCTCATATTTTCTAAACGAAAAATGCTATTTCCCTCTTAAATTTACCTCTTCATGTTCACATCCTAAAGTAGCAATAAAGCGCTTTATATTTATTGGATACTCAAGAATTGACTAACCACACTACAAATTGAAGAATGAATCTACTTagcaaccaaaaaaaataaaataaaaaaataaataaataaaagccaCACTACCTGTGACTCTGTGAGGTCCGTATACTATAaggttttgttcaatttagtgcatgtattttaaaatttggtattaaatacaataattaacACTGTTAATATGATTGTTAATTTAGCTAACGTGGCATTGACATAATCACTATCATGTTAGCATAATTTAGCGTTCCTAGCTAACTCatatcttattattttattaagatttaaaggaattaattaaatcattaacATACTATATTGATATGCCCAAAATAAACAATTGCAATACTTGTAATACAATGAGATTCCACCTCTTCACCTGATCCATAAACAAGACCATTCTCTACTATCTATGTAGCACGAAAATGGAAAATGGAGAAATATGAAAACGCCACTTTCAAAAAATGTAAGAAACAAAACATCGAAAACGAGTAAATATTATAAGTATTGTAAACTTTTTCCATATACACACTTCCATTATGCTTTCTTTATGACTTTCATACTGGGGGATGTTTGATAAATAACTATTAGTTGATTAGATTAGTGTGTTTTactaattgataacattagctaattgttgagcaccaaaaaaaaaaaaaatattagctaattgttgaaatatatttgataaattagttgttagctgattacatgtaaaatgactttttcaaaaagctgATCAATAAAGTTGTTTGAgcatttttttgaattttaactttttggagcaataagttgttacaaaaagctaattaattaaacactcaTATTTtgactgtttaaccaagtcaaataactaataatggtcaaataagctaaaattggctaataagctaattatgttaccaaacaaggtCATTGTTTTACGGGAATTAGAGGTTTATATTGGTCCAACATTTGGTCACTCAACCATGCATAAAACCCAacactttaaaatttatattcataattgttaaaattaaatggCAAATTGACCAGAATTTTGGTGACTAAATGTATCATGTATGTAGCAAAACTTTAAAAGGCGAATCCAAATTTATATGCAAGTATCTAACAAAAGAATTGATTAGAAAACATATAACCTAagaatatttttattggtttcATACTTCAAATCATTCCATAATCTTAGTATGACTGAGTCTTTGTAGTATAATTGTTTCTTGTTTATtcaaaagtattgtatttgattattgtaATTAATCGTGAACTCAATTATCTATTAGAATAGGAagattcattaattatttagtCATATACTATAGTCCATATTTCATTACATACTCTTAATTTCgagaaaacaagtaaaataCTATTCATACAAGAGTATACTTCATAGATAAAAGCTAATTTATCAAGATTATCTTTTACCATACACCAAAAGCAAAACTAACATTTTGATAAATATAGCAAAATTGTAGtggaaattaaataagaaaacaCATACTGCAACAAAATTATCACTTGTTCACCAAGCCTAACATATTTGATTCAAGTTATAATATTTTCAGTTTCacattttcaaaaatcaaataatttaaaattttaaaggaaaaattacacattttcgtcattaagttataaaatatttgtaacaTTCATTTCTACTTGTTGGTGTTATAACTAACGTtgtaaattttttcatttttttaagaaatcATGCTCATTTCTCATCCCTACACTATAGCTGACATTGCAAATTTCGCATCTAatgtttttttagaaaaatgatgAAACTTGCGACGTAAATTCTAACTTAGGAGCATAAAGTGAGCATGACGAACAAGGACGAATCCTACAATTGATAATTTAAAGATGAAAAGTGCAGttttttccaaattttaaaaaatgtacaaaGGCATTCTAAAAAATCTCACATTCTAGAAAACTAAACGTAGGCATAACATTCTATTAAGTTATATGAGATTTGCAGGCCCATAAAgagaaccaaacacacccatatAGTCCTGTATACacaatttcaaaaattatttccaTTCAATTCTGATTAGAAAATGCAACAATCTATCAATTTGTCTTCAGGGTAAAAGTGCTGAGCCATAAGGTGTTCACTAGGGTCAGCTCACAACAGAGGCACTAGCAAAGCTTCAACTTTGTCATGAAGATTACTAGATTAGGAAAACTTTTTTGCCATATACAAAGATTTGCAATGAGTTTCCACAATGTAACAATTGATTACTTGGCAAAGTGAGACAGATGGGTGAATAGCAGTGGACGGTGATTAGATAATCTTGTTTTTGCACTAATTGCATTGGCACCCAACCTGTCATTGTCTCTGGTCAACTGCACTTGCCTCTCATAGTTGCCGCTTGGCACGAGATAACAGTGCAAGTATAATCTTCTTTCGTGGCCCCTGCAATTGATAACTCTTGTAAGAAAAGCGGACAAGATGATGAAAACTGAATATCTATGCACCATATTAGGAATAGAGAGAATGAGGAGTGATAGGAAAGCAGAAGATCGAACGAAGAGGGAAAATATTAAGAGGATTTAGAAATGAATAGGAAACTCATTCAACCAGTGAGCTATGCCCGTGCGGGCaatatttgggagaagagaccaaGGTTCGAAACTCAGCAGCGACAATGTAGGGATTATGCCCAAAGTGGGAAGATCCCTTGTGCACACCGACATTTGGCCCTGTCTACTGAGCCATTGAGTTACTGTGctttacatcctcccaaatgcTCTATCAGGCCGAGGTGTGGGGGgcccttggggttggggattcaatcttttgggagAAGGAAACTCAGCCAAAAGCTAGATCTAAATGTCCCATTCAATACCAGTTAATGTCATGTCTCCAATTATATATCCAATCACCACAACCCACAAGTTGGGCAACTAGTATTTTGGTTGATTagtcataattatataaaaataaataaataaggccATAAACAAAACTAATGTCTAACTGCCAGGCAATCCTTATTTGCATTTACAGCATCACTACACACCAATTCCACACAACACTCTTTCAGCTCTTGTTCACCATTAATCAGGTATTCGGTCCCACCCTGTGTGAAGATAATTACCTAACATAATTGCTGCTAAAGTGGTCAGATATAAAAGGGCAGAATAGgactaaaactaaaatttgatagtCCCTGCTTCCATTtgaagccgaacaatggcactGCCAAATATcctctttattttctctttatCTTCTATTAGGGGAATTGGGTCAGGGCCCTTGGGGATACTGAACCTTACAAGTAGTGACATGAGGTCATTTCAATACAACAGCTTTATGCAATCCCAAGTCCCAACCCTAAACTACATGCAACAGATAAAGATAGAGTACCAAACTGTGGAAAAGAGAACCACAAGTATGAATGTGATGAAAACATAGGGGAACCAACAGGAATACCAAACAGATCagaaattaaaaccaaaactTACCATAGGTATCCCCAACTCCTTAAGATCATTGTCACCCATCTGCTTCAAAGCATGCATATCCACCTGCAGATTATCAAGTTTAGGTATGAAAATGCATCTTCCCAACACTGTTCTCAAAACCCTCTCTAGCTTGTTCCTCAGTAGTTTGCACAAAAACTTCAATTCTAGAATCCAGAGAGTAGCCTACTCACATTCATTGCATAATGAAATGTTCATAGTATTATGAATATATGCACTCTATATTTTCTCCACCATAAATGTGGAAATGATTCTCATTATTCCCTTATTGGTTGAAAAATCAAGTGGAGTCCTACCTCCTCAGCCTTAAAATTTATAGCATATTTTTCCAGACCCAATGAGTGCAAAAAGCCATCAACAGTAGGTAGATCCTCAACCTGTATTAACAGAAAGGTTAATGAGAAAAAGCATTTAGTAGCCTGAAAAATAGCTGCTGCTTCATTCACCCTTCATGGGGAATAACTTTTCTACAAATAAATTAGAGATATTTCAAACTATGATAAGGTCTTTTAATTCACATTTAGATACAAAATGGCAATAGAAAGATACAAAATTATACTCAAACTACTATAAGGCATCTTACAAtgtgcaaataaataaatataaagagcACTTATGTCTCTGTTCATACCATGTCAAGACATAGAAAACTTCACTAAACTTCATTGTATGCAATGATATAAAACTTGATTATCCCATGCAGTCATGCACaaataatttatgaatttaaaaacTTGTATCCCTAAGAATGAGTTGAAATACTGATTTTTAATTACCAAGAGAAAAAATGAGCACATAAATCATCTACACTACGCAATTTCGCATGAAACTTCAGGGCAgggagagaagaaagaaaaaggttTAGTAGCTTTTACTCCATATGAACTTCTCTGAGCTAGTCCACCAGGATGAGGAATTGGTGCATGCATTGGCACCATTGTCTTGGCAGGTGCAGCGGGTAGGGCAGTGCTTGACAAATATGTAGAGCTCATGGGCCGTGAAAACTGAGAAAAATCTTTGCTACTGTATGAGCCCAGTCTAGGATCATCATACGCCCTTACTGTAGGCCTTCTCTGTAATTCTTCCCCGCTCCTTGGGGGTGAAACACCTCTGGAACTTAAAATCCCATCTGGTGATCTGCGCCTTAAACGTTCCAATGTCCAGGGTGAAAAAGAGCTTCTCATTGAGTCCATTAAAGGCAAAGCATCCACATTTCTTGAAGAAGGAGCTTGTCGAAGAATGTCTACACTCTGACGGTCAGGCACTTGATATCTGACATCCTTTAATTCAGGCATACGCTGTCTACTATCCCTGGTATCTGGCATTAGAGGTCTAGATTCCCTGCTTTCAGTCATCCGCTGTCTAGAATCCCTGCCCTCAGGCATACGCTGTCTAGAATCCCATGTATCTGGATAACGATTTCTAGTTTCCTTTGGCTCAGGCATACGGTGCTGTGTATTGGTTGGTGTTACTGAAGATTGTGCTGATCTTGACAGCATACTGCGCAGGTCCACACCAGTCTGCTGGACACTACTTTGACTTCTTTTCAGCACAGATTTCCGCATAATTTTGAATCGAAGGTCATCTTTATCAAGCCTTGCATCTTTAACAATTAAAATGCAACAATATCCAGAAATTTGGAGTCAGACATAAATACCTAATTATTATAACTTTAACAATATGCCAGCAATTGGACATAAATCATTACCATCAACACCACTAGAGGCACTACTGCCCCATCCATTGCCATCTCCCCGCTGACTGACAAAGACAAGAAAAAGATAACTTGATGCCTAAGAGAATTGATAACTCACTATATTAATGCATAAGCTGAAATTATAACACCTAAACTCACTTTCTGACATTCATTTTCTCTTACTCTATCACGGAAATATGTGGAGTTCAATTTCTCTTGCTGTAATTATTAAACCTTCACAACAGTCGTTTTGCCCATGACACAAAAGTTAAAAATAGCACAATGCCTAACACAATACTAATTACTAAATGATAAACATGATATTACTAAATGATAAACATTATGCTTACCATCACTACATATTATACGCACATCAATGCTAAAAAGTACCAAGTCACACGAACGAATATGATAAACACTACTCCTTTAAAAATGCATATTTGCCTTATATGTTGGATTAGTTAGTTTATATGTTGATTAGTGTAGTATTTAAAGCATATACATATACTGTATGGAAATTGCATGTCTGTGCGCGTGGCGTCAGATACTGTGTGATTCATAATTCgcatttatatacttaatttgtATATTAACTGGGATGTGCGCATATTATATcctatatatgtacataaattaaCATATTTGCATGTATAAGATACCACACTTCCACACTTATCCAAATAtacacaacatatataaaattactcCAAATACACCACTTAGCATACCATGTACCAAATGTTTGTACAATATACAATATACTTGTTACACCAATTAACATgccaaatacaaaatatttaccCCAAATGCAATACCATTTTATCCGtcgtcaaaccaactctttcttcctttcttacttggttattttctttagtattttttacctattttttgtgtttaatagtacttttaatgaagtttctaaatatataaattttgtatactaatactaaacttaatactatgaaaaatcgaattaaaaataacttcaatcaagccttgttatgcgaaccaaacacacaaaatgAGGCGGGAGATAGTATATTGCAATACACATTCCCATTCTTCAGCAAGAAGAATCTTTTATGGTGCAATATACCGTTTATTACTGAGTTGCGAAGTAGAATGACTAGAATCCACAGCAGCTCCAAGCCTATCTCTAACTGAACGTTTATTCCCAGCTGCTGCCTGTGAATCAGCAAACGAAAAATCTATGGAAGACGCTGCTTTCTTTACCACCTGTAAAAAATGAATGCTAACAACGTATGAACTCGTGCAACAGCCGATAAATCAATAAGTTTAAACCATAATAAACCACTTAttcaaaaattttacaaaacGATAGAAGAAAGTATACAAGCGAGCAGGATTACATACTGTCATTGTAAAATCACATTTACGAAAACTCAAGCAATTCTccaatttctttttctcttccaaAACATTGAAGCAATAAGTGAAGGCTATTATGCATTTACCTGGCCACTGCGTCCTAGGGTTATGGTGACTCGTGATGGAGGCTCCGCCATTTTGACCATTCAGAAACTCCAAAACCCTATCGCACCAATCAACTGTATAGCTATCTATATACGATATTTGGAGCATCGGAATCACAAGAAATCCGTATAAATCATCGTATTAGATTTCGTATTCCTTCCTCGCAATCTTGTACGGTATACGACTCGTGAATCGCTCGACAATATGCAGTTATGTCAACCAGTCCTCCCAAGTCTGGATCGGGAGGAAAGTGAAGGGTTAAAATGTTAAATGGTGGAAACTCACGCGCGCAATGGACTAGGCGCGTGCATCGCTTGACTATGCGCGTGGCAGCCGTTGGTTAACTTTTGGACCAATCGGTTTGAGATGGGTTGCATAATGGGCCTTCATCAATCCGTTGGTCCGACCCAATTTTCTGTTACAGGGCTGGCCCATTTGGTAT encodes:
- the LOC116027423 gene encoding uncharacterized protein LOC116027423, translating into MVKMAEPPSRVTITLGRSGQVVKKAASSIDFSFADSQAAAGNKRSVRDRLGAAVDSSHSTSQLSNKRQRGDGNGWGSSASSGVDDARLDKDDLRFKIMRKSVLKRSQSSVQQTGVDLRSMLSRSAQSSVTPTNTQHRMPEPKETRNRYPDTWDSRQRMPEGRDSRQRMTESRESRPLMPDTRDSRQRMPELKDVRYQVPDRQSVDILRQAPSSRNVDALPLMDSMRSSFSPWTLERLRRRSPDGILSSRGVSPPRSGEELQRRPTVRAYDDPRLGSYSSKDFSQFSRPMSSTYLSSTALPAAPAKTMVPMHAPIPHPGGLAQRSSYGVEDLPTVDGFLHSLGLEKYAINFKAEEVDMHALKQMGDNDLKELGIPMGPRKKIILALLSRAKRQL